The following coding sequences are from one bacterium SCSIO 12741 window:
- a CDS encoding 3-deoxy-D-manno-octulosonate 8-phosphate phosphatase, producing the protein MKAGLAHTLTQIKSFFFDVDGVFTNGHVRVMENGQLVRTLNARDSYAVQLAVKKGYHLAVFTGGNSAAVKAQLEQLGIKHIYLKCHDKLEVFEDHITGYSIDPAQCSYMGDDIPDYQVMQRVGLAACPKDAAREIQGISQYVSPYAGGEGCVRDLIQGVMMAQGTWFKEEESQRNFKDFMW; encoded by the coding sequence ATGTAGATGGTGTGTTTACTAACGGCCATGTAAGGGTTATGGAAAATGGCCAACTGGTGAGAACCCTCAATGCTCGGGACAGTTACGCGGTTCAGTTAGCGGTAAAAAAGGGCTATCATTTAGCCGTCTTTACCGGTGGAAATTCCGCCGCCGTTAAGGCTCAGCTCGAACAATTGGGGATTAAACACATTTACCTAAAATGCCATGACAAGCTCGAGGTATTTGAAGATCACATTACCGGTTATTCCATCGATCCTGCTCAATGTTCTTACATGGGAGACGATATTCCCGACTATCAGGTGATGCAGCGAGTTGGTTTGGCTGCTTGTCCTAAAGATGCTGCTCGCGAAATTCAGGGAATTAGCCAATATGTTTCTCCCTATGCTGGCGGAGAAGGGTGTGTTCGTGATTTGATTCAAGGAGTCATGATGGCCCAGGGAACCTGGTTTAAAGAAGAAGAATCTCAACGTAACTTTAAAGACTTTATGTGGTAA
- a CDS encoding geranylgeranylglycerol-phosphate geranylgeranyltransferase: MNPVVAYIKAVRWQNLAIMALIMYLLRWAVFKPYLALQSLELQFSELDFFLLVLSVILVAGAGNIINDYFDIKIDRVNKPDRIIVGRHIKRRVAMASHIVMNGIAVALAGYVAIKAGSYQLALIHVILIATLWFYSTDFKRRLVWGNLAIALCVAIVPLMVSIYEVPALVDEYHPFLEEHPQAYGPFMHTIKTLFFWTLAFSGFAFLMTFAREITKDIVDMKGDSAFGCKTMPVVFGIRKTSWILITIYLIVLGLVVFLHVNYVYDRLSALYFYGFLGPLILFIMWLTYSGKESKQFRFPAEMNKIASVVGILYMLIVYYHLSA, translated from the coding sequence ATGAATCCAGTAGTTGCCTATATAAAAGCCGTTCGATGGCAAAATCTCGCCATCATGGCGCTCATCATGTACTTGCTTAGATGGGCTGTTTTCAAACCTTATTTAGCGCTCCAAAGTTTAGAGCTTCAGTTCAGTGAACTCGACTTCTTCCTGCTCGTATTGTCCGTGATTTTGGTTGCTGGTGCCGGAAATATCATCAACGACTACTTCGACATTAAGATTGACCGCGTAAATAAGCCTGACCGAATTATCGTGGGAAGGCACATTAAACGCCGGGTAGCCATGGCATCTCACATAGTCATGAATGGAATTGCGGTGGCCCTGGCAGGTTATGTTGCCATCAAAGCAGGTTCCTATCAGTTGGCACTTATCCATGTTATTCTTATTGCGACACTTTGGTTCTATTCCACGGATTTTAAACGCCGGTTGGTTTGGGGAAACTTGGCAATTGCTCTTTGTGTGGCCATTGTCCCGCTAATGGTAAGCATATATGAAGTTCCTGCATTGGTAGACGAGTATCATCCCTTCTTGGAGGAACATCCACAGGCTTACGGCCCTTTCATGCATACCATCAAAACTCTATTTTTCTGGACGTTGGCTTTTTCTGGCTTTGCCTTTCTCATGACTTTTGCTCGGGAAATCACCAAGGATATTGTGGACATGAAGGGTGATAGTGCCTTTGGTTGCAAGACCATGCCAGTGGTTTTTGGAATTCGGAAAACCTCCTGGATACTCATCACCATCTATCTTATTGTACTTGGCTTAGTGGTTTTTCTCCATGTAAACTATGTGTACGACCGACTCTCGGCCTTGTATTTTTATGGATTCCTGGGGCCCTTGATTCTGTTTATCATGTGGCTCACCTATAGCGGAAAGGAATCCAAGCAGTTTCGTTTTCCGGCTGAGATGAACAAAATTGCCTCCGTGGTGGGCATCTTGTACATGCTTATCGTCTATTATCATTTATCTGCCTGA
- the maf gene encoding septum formation protein Maf, whose protein sequence is MPLSNLTNRRIVLASGSPRRKALMEQLGIDFEVLVRSVEEDYPKHLNPRQVAEYLARKKAEAYEDLVDEKAIVITADTLVTFEDEILNKPANRDEAVRMLSMLSDKTHEVITGVSIQSDEQQVVFHAVTYITFSKLSQEDIDFYVDTYSPFDKAGSYGIQEWIGLTGVKMMEGTYYNVVGLPMNALYHHLQKF, encoded by the coding sequence ATGCCCCTATCCAACTTAACGAATCGTCGAATTGTATTGGCCTCTGGCTCTCCAAGACGCAAAGCTCTCATGGAGCAGTTAGGTATCGATTTTGAGGTATTGGTTAGATCAGTTGAAGAAGATTATCCTAAACATCTTAATCCACGTCAAGTAGCAGAGTACCTGGCTCGCAAAAAAGCGGAAGCTTACGAGGATTTGGTCGATGAAAAAGCCATTGTGATTACAGCAGATACGCTGGTCACCTTTGAAGACGAAATCTTGAACAAACCAGCCAATCGTGATGAGGCGGTGCGAATGCTTTCGATGCTTTCTGACAAGACTCACGAGGTAATCACCGGAGTGAGTATTCAATCCGATGAACAGCAAGTGGTTTTTCATGCAGTCACCTACATTACCTTTTCTAAGCTAAGCCAAGAAGACATTGACTTTTATGTGGATACCTATTCCCCATTTGACAAGGCTGGTTCTTACGGAATTCAGGAGTGGATAGGACTTACTGGCGTAAAAATGATGGAGGGAACTTACTACAATGTGGTGGGTCTGCCGATGAACGCCCTCTACCACCATCTACAAAAATTTTAA
- a CDS encoding response regulator: MKRDKLKYWILPVLALAFIASILLTVFKASTIQSRVEKHQVTLRSLGKLNEELNLLRQDISHIDVMDTEQLQQEFAQPICKRCIPPQLLGKITLFLSNLDVNTSKREVAKFYQLTNELIQQENQKLYEDTLSLKDQWILVGVLSIIACFFALLSSILYVQNLNKNRILNETNIKLNEAHYEMERSVSAKIAFLNMLSHEIRTPLNAVIGLTNIITTEKSTDQQAKNLDLLKFSSESLLSLINDVLDFGKIEAGKLVLEDREFNLKKLLTKIIGSLEPNANAKNLSLQLEYDNTIPNQVITDPTRISQILFNLIMNGIKFTHSGSITLRVERVGPQEEKVPVKFSVMDTGIGIEPSKIGAIFSQFVQATTDTPRLYGGSGLGLGITQKLINLLGGEIEVNSELQKGSTFYFTLNLKCGAEKLQIIKPETKELDGKLKTGRVLLVEDNRINRLIISKYLQGINCEVEFAENGLIALQKIEPDYYDLILMDLQMPELDGYSTAEKIRLKYSEQELPIIAISATSGHMLQRDYRESGINDFLPKPVDHSELINKVLKYL; this comes from the coding sequence ATGAAAAGAGACAAACTAAAATACTGGATACTCCCGGTGCTGGCCTTAGCTTTTATCGCCAGTATACTGCTCACGGTGTTTAAGGCCTCCACGATTCAGTCGCGAGTAGAAAAGCATCAAGTGACCCTCCGCTCCTTGGGCAAGCTAAATGAGGAGTTAAATCTACTTCGCCAGGACATAAGTCATATTGATGTGATGGATACAGAGCAGTTGCAGCAGGAATTCGCGCAACCCATTTGTAAACGCTGCATCCCTCCACAATTACTTGGTAAAATCACCCTGTTTCTCTCAAACCTGGATGTCAACACCTCCAAGCGGGAAGTCGCCAAATTTTATCAATTGACCAATGAGCTCATTCAGCAAGAAAACCAAAAGCTGTATGAAGATACTTTGAGTCTGAAAGATCAATGGATTCTGGTTGGAGTACTCAGTATCATCGCCTGTTTCTTTGCTTTACTTAGTTCCATCCTCTATGTCCAGAATCTTAACAAGAACCGAATTTTGAATGAGACCAACATCAAACTCAATGAGGCTCATTACGAGATGGAGCGAAGCGTAAGTGCAAAAATTGCCTTTCTCAACATGCTTTCCCATGAGATAAGGACGCCGCTCAATGCCGTCATTGGCTTGACCAATATTATAACCACGGAAAAATCGACGGACCAACAGGCCAAGAACCTGGATCTGCTCAAGTTTTCATCTGAAAGCTTACTCAGCCTGATTAATGATGTACTGGACTTCGGGAAAATTGAAGCAGGAAAACTGGTGTTAGAGGACCGGGAGTTTAACCTCAAGAAACTCCTAACTAAGATTATTGGATCGCTTGAGCCGAATGCGAATGCCAAGAACCTAAGCCTGCAACTGGAGTACGACAATACCATCCCCAATCAAGTAATTACCGACCCTACGCGAATAAGCCAAATTCTGTTTAATCTGATCATGAACGGAATTAAGTTCACTCATTCCGGAAGCATCACTTTGCGCGTTGAACGGGTTGGCCCTCAGGAGGAGAAGGTGCCCGTGAAGTTTTCTGTTATGGATACAGGAATCGGGATTGAACCGAGTAAAATCGGAGCGATATTTAGTCAATTTGTTCAGGCCACAACAGACACCCCAAGACTCTATGGCGGAAGCGGACTTGGACTGGGAATTACTCAAAAGCTAATCAACCTTCTCGGAGGAGAAATTGAAGTGAACAGTGAATTGCAAAAAGGATCCACTTTTTACTTTACGTTGAACCTGAAATGCGGGGCAGAAAAACTCCAGATTATCAAACCTGAAACCAAAGAACTCGATGGAAAACTCAAGACCGGAAGGGTGCTATTGGTAGAAGACAACCGAATTAACCGATTAATTATTTCCAAGTACCTACAAGGCATCAATTGTGAGGTAGAATTTGCGGAAAATGGTCTTATAGCCTTGCAAAAAATCGAGCCGGACTACTACGATTTGATTCTTATGGATCTGCAAATGCCCGAATTGGACGGTTATTCTACGGCTGAAAAAATCCGGCTAAAGTATTCTGAGCAGGAACTGCCCATCATCGCCATTAGTGCTACTTCGGGACACATGCTGCAACGGGATTATCGCGAATCGGGAATCAATGATTTCTTACCAAAGCCGGTTGATCACAGCGAACTCATCAACAAGGTGCTTAAGTACCTTTAG
- a CDS encoding phosphatase PAP2 family protein, producing the protein MIETLEQWDRELMLFLNGLHAPFLDFPMELISGVATWFPLYALLLYGLGKKYGWSRWWLWVLAPVLTVAMTDWISVNLFKEVFERYRPSHNLEIQDLLHYVGDYRGGQFGFVSSHATTSFGIATIMTWMYRNRKIALAMYIWAAIVSYSRIYLGVHYPGDIAGGILLGLTIGCFTGWLFTTVHQKKWGSLPSWT; encoded by the coding sequence ATGATTGAGACCTTGGAACAATGGGATAGGGAGTTGATGCTGTTTTTAAACGGTCTTCACGCCCCCTTTCTTGATTTTCCAATGGAGTTGATATCGGGTGTGGCTACCTGGTTTCCACTTTATGCACTGTTGTTGTATGGGCTCGGGAAAAAGTACGGTTGGTCCAGATGGTGGCTTTGGGTTTTGGCCCCCGTTTTAACGGTAGCTATGACCGACTGGATTTCAGTCAATCTTTTCAAAGAAGTTTTTGAACGCTATCGTCCTTCTCATAATCTCGAGATTCAGGATTTGCTCCATTACGTGGGCGATTACCGCGGTGGCCAATTCGGATTCGTTAGTTCACATGCCACGACGTCTTTTGGAATTGCTACCATCATGACTTGGATGTACCGCAACCGAAAAATTGCTTTAGCCATGTATATCTGGGCGGCCATCGTATCCTACAGCCGTATCTATTTGGGTGTACACTATCCGGGCGACATTGCCGGAGGTATTTTGTTAGGCCTAACCATAGGCTGCTTTACCGGCTGGCTTTTCACCACCGTCCACCAAAAAAAATGGGGAAGCCTCCCAAGCTGGACATAA
- the obgE gene encoding GTPase ObgE: MASSNFVDYVKINCKSGNGGAGSAHLRREKYVPKGGPDGGDGGRGGHIIIRGNKQLWTLLPLKYRKHISAGHGDNGRKQRSTGKDGDDVYVDVPLGTIVKDPETEEILCEITDEGEEFVIAQGGRGGLGNWHFKSSVNQTPRYAQEGEDGVEVWRILELKVLADVGLVGFPNAGKSTLLSVLSAAKPEIANYAFTTLVPNLGIVSYRNHRSFVMADIPGIIEGAAEGKGLGVRFLRHIERNSALLFLVPADADDINAEYEILLNELRKYNPELLDKQRFLAITKSDMLDDELQAEMAKEIDVDAEWMFISSVAQTGLDTLKDNLWALLDSEDHD, encoded by the coding sequence ATCGCATCCTCGAATTTTGTCGACTACGTCAAAATTAACTGCAAATCCGGTAATGGAGGGGCAGGTTCGGCTCACCTGAGACGTGAAAAATACGTTCCCAAAGGTGGACCGGATGGTGGTGATGGTGGCCGTGGCGGTCATATCATTATTCGAGGCAACAAACAACTTTGGACCTTACTTCCCCTAAAGTACCGCAAGCATATTTCTGCTGGTCATGGAGACAATGGTCGCAAGCAACGGTCTACCGGAAAAGACGGCGATGACGTCTATGTTGATGTTCCCTTGGGTACGATAGTCAAGGATCCGGAAACGGAGGAGATTCTTTGCGAAATCACGGACGAAGGCGAAGAGTTTGTTATCGCTCAGGGTGGTCGTGGTGGTCTTGGAAACTGGCACTTTAAAAGTTCGGTCAACCAAACTCCGCGTTATGCGCAGGAAGGAGAAGATGGAGTAGAAGTTTGGCGTATTCTTGAGCTGAAGGTTCTTGCCGATGTAGGTCTTGTGGGTTTCCCCAATGCAGGAAAGTCTACTTTGTTATCCGTATTGAGTGCAGCTAAGCCCGAGATTGCTAATTACGCTTTTACAACCCTGGTGCCCAACTTGGGGATTGTTTCTTACCGCAATCATCGCTCATTCGTGATGGCCGACATTCCTGGAATTATCGAAGGAGCGGCGGAAGGAAAGGGATTAGGGGTTCGGTTTCTACGTCACATCGAACGAAATTCAGCACTTCTGTTTTTGGTGCCGGCCGATGCCGATGATATCAATGCCGAGTACGAAATATTGCTCAACGAACTTCGTAAATACAACCCCGAACTGCTGGATAAACAACGCTTTTTGGCCATCACCAAATCCGATATGCTGGACGACGAACTTCAGGCAGAAATGGCTAAAGAGATCGATGTCGATGCCGAATGGATGTTCATTTCTTCTGTAGCACAAACCGGCTTAGACACGCTGAAGGACAACCTTTGGGCGCTTTTGGATTCTGAAGATCATGATTGA
- a CDS encoding adenylate kinase has product MLNIVLFGPPGAGKGTQSDKLKEKYGLVHISTGDVFRGLDPNSDLAKLAKSYSDKGNLVPDEITIDILESEVQKHADIKGVIYDGFPRTTGQAEALDTFLSKKGTEVTMMLSLVVPEEELKTRLIKRAEISGRADDADPEIIQNRINTYNNSTAPVAAFYEKQGKLREIDGVGSIDEIFERLCSALEA; this is encoded by the coding sequence ATGCTGAATATTGTATTGTTTGGCCCTCCGGGAGCCGGTAAAGGAACACAGTCTGATAAGTTGAAAGAAAAATATGGACTGGTTCATATCTCTACCGGAGATGTTTTTAGAGGGTTGGACCCCAACTCAGATTTGGCAAAACTGGCTAAGAGCTATTCCGACAAAGGAAACTTGGTGCCAGATGAGATTACCATCGATATCCTCGAATCAGAAGTGCAAAAGCATGCGGATATCAAAGGAGTGATTTACGATGGGTTTCCTCGTACCACGGGACAAGCAGAAGCTTTGGATACTTTTCTAAGCAAGAAAGGAACGGAAGTTACGATGATGTTGTCTTTGGTTGTTCCTGAAGAAGAGCTTAAAACTCGTTTGATCAAGCGAGCTGAGATTTCTGGCCGTGCCGATGATGCCGATCCGGAAATCATCCAAAATCGTATTAATACTTATAACAATAGCACTGCTCCTGTTGCTGCTTTTTACGAAAAGCAAGGCAAGTTGCGTGAGATTGATGGCGTTGGTTCTATCGACGAAATCTTCGAGCGTTTGTGCAGTGCCCTTGAAGCCTAA
- the hpt gene encoding hypoxanthine phosphoribosyltransferase — MGTVLLGNLEFEPFIPKEEILEAITLLAEKINRDYQGRKIYFIGVLNGSFMFASDLLKQIERTCEISFVKVRSYEGTQSTGTITEELGLQESLEGKDVIVIEDIVDTGNTLEYLYGRFSELRPASLEIASLFLKPDAYHKSIPVKYVGMEIPNDFIVGYGLDYEGEGRNLKDLYKLKQ; from the coding sequence ATGGGAACGGTTTTATTGGGAAATCTTGAGTTTGAACCCTTCATTCCGAAGGAGGAAATTTTGGAAGCCATCACGCTTTTGGCCGAAAAAATTAACCGGGACTACCAGGGCCGTAAAATCTACTTTATAGGTGTGCTAAACGGATCGTTCATGTTCGCTTCGGATTTGCTCAAACAAATCGAAAGAACCTGTGAGATTTCTTTTGTAAAGGTGCGCTCCTATGAGGGGACTCAATCTACCGGAACGATTACGGAAGAATTGGGACTCCAGGAGAGTTTAGAGGGAAAAGATGTCATCGTAATTGAAGACATTGTAGATACTGGAAATACATTGGAATATCTGTATGGAAGGTTCTCTGAATTGCGTCCGGCCTCATTAGAAATAGCCAGTCTTTTCCTCAAACCCGATGCGTATCACAAATCCATTCCGGTAAAATATGTTGGGATGGAAATACCCAATGACTTTATTGTAGGGTATGGTTTGGACTACGAAGGAGAGGGAAGAAACCTGAAGGATCTTTACAAGTTAAAACAGTAA
- a CDS encoding response regulator gives MQPVLTDLGMKEDTVLIIDDNEVDILIASKNLELSGKFSKVVVAKNGQEALEILNGMEDEEQPSHILVDINMPIMDGWAFLDEFSERQTETEEKPQVYMLSSSINHTDTERARNNPHVSEFIPKPLNNSKIESILLQKK, from the coding sequence ATGCAACCAGTTTTAACGGATTTGGGAATGAAGGAAGATACGGTACTAATAATAGATGACAACGAGGTTGATATTCTCATTGCGTCTAAAAACCTCGAACTATCGGGCAAATTCAGCAAGGTAGTTGTGGCTAAGAACGGACAGGAAGCTCTTGAAATCCTCAATGGTATGGAGGACGAAGAGCAGCCCTCTCATATATTGGTAGACATCAATATGCCCATCATGGATGGCTGGGCATTTTTGGATGAATTTAGCGAAAGACAAACGGAAACGGAGGAAAAACCTCAGGTTTATATGTTGTCTTCCAGCATCAATCATACAGATACTGAGCGAGCTCGGAACAATCCTCATGTTTCTGAGTTTATCCCTAAGCCTCTTAACAACTCGAAGATCGAGTCCATCCTGTTGCAAAAGAAATAG
- a CDS encoding DPP IV N-terminal domain-containing protein, with translation MRHFVMALALFACVLSSVAQKKDLTLDQSIIGQWTTFRAQTPKQLHWIEGSDNYSWITLEDSVTVLKMAAANSKEESTLLSFDDLKKADGLAELKRFPRLMKHTKEAIWFVHQQQLMQYTFADKSVKSLLAIPKNAENADWNVDHSALAYTLDNNLYYTEANKPYQITNEGEGIVCGQAVHRLEFGIHKGTFWSPDGSQLAFYRKDESRVTLYPLMSINEVPATDASVRYPMAGQTSHEVTVSIFNRETKGEVLIKTGQPLQQYLTNIAWSPDGKSLYIGVLNRDQNHLKMNRYNAATGEFEKTVFEERHEKYVQPLHPIEFIPGNAEQFIWQSERDGYNHLYLYNTDGKMLRQITKGEWVVTDVHGFDASGNVLFTRTANNGMDRLPARASLKGSVTLLSEESGVHTSKFSTSGAYLIDYFTSLSTPMDVNLINAKGKTLKTLSSSPDLMADYNMARPELGTLEAADGSVLNYRIIKPSNFDPSKKYRSLVYVYNGPGVQLLTNRWWAGASLWMNYLAEKGYVVFTVDGRGTENRGREFEQQTFRMLGELEVADQLRGVDFLKSQSWIDPDRMAVHGWSYGGFMTTSLMLKAPGIFKVGVAGGPVIDWSFYEVMYTERYMDIPEANIDGYARASLIDKIGNLQGDLLLIHGMDDDVVVPQHSFALLKSAVDNGVQVDFFIYPGHKHNVRGKDRIHLMDKVIRYIDEKLDRVQ, from the coding sequence ATGAGACATTTCGTTATGGCGTTGGCTCTATTTGCCTGCGTACTTTCCTCTGTTGCCCAGAAAAAGGATTTAACACTGGACCAATCCATTATTGGTCAATGGACCACTTTTCGTGCCCAAACTCCCAAACAACTTCATTGGATAGAGGGCAGCGATAATTATTCCTGGATCACCCTGGAAGATAGTGTGACTGTGCTAAAAATGGCAGCAGCAAACTCTAAAGAGGAAAGTACTCTGCTTTCTTTCGACGATTTGAAAAAGGCGGACGGATTGGCCGAGTTGAAAAGATTCCCCCGTCTTATGAAGCATACTAAAGAGGCCATCTGGTTTGTTCATCAGCAACAACTCATGCAATACACCTTCGCCGATAAGTCGGTAAAGTCTCTTTTAGCGATTCCTAAAAATGCAGAGAATGCGGACTGGAATGTAGATCATTCCGCTTTGGCGTACACCTTGGATAATAACTTGTATTATACCGAAGCCAACAAACCCTACCAAATTACCAATGAGGGTGAAGGAATTGTTTGTGGGCAAGCTGTGCACCGTTTGGAATTTGGGATTCACAAAGGAACCTTTTGGTCACCAGATGGCAGCCAATTGGCTTTTTACCGCAAAGACGAAAGTCGGGTAACCCTCTACCCGCTCATGAGTATTAACGAAGTTCCTGCAACAGACGCCAGCGTAAGATACCCAATGGCCGGACAAACGAGTCATGAGGTTACTGTTTCCATTTTTAACCGGGAAACTAAAGGAGAGGTACTGATTAAAACTGGTCAACCGTTACAACAGTACTTGACGAATATCGCCTGGAGTCCTGATGGAAAATCCTTGTATATCGGAGTCCTCAACCGGGATCAAAATCACTTGAAAATGAACCGTTACAATGCGGCCACCGGTGAGTTTGAAAAAACGGTTTTTGAAGAAAGACATGAAAAGTACGTTCAGCCCCTACACCCCATTGAGTTCATTCCTGGCAACGCTGAGCAGTTTATCTGGCAAAGCGAACGCGATGGATACAATCACCTGTACTTGTACAACACAGATGGCAAAATGCTTCGTCAAATCACCAAAGGCGAATGGGTGGTAACCGATGTTCACGGATTTGATGCATCGGGCAATGTTCTTTTTACCCGTACGGCAAACAATGGAATGGACAGATTACCGGCACGAGCCAGTCTTAAAGGATCGGTAACCCTGTTGTCTGAAGAAAGTGGTGTACATACTTCGAAGTTTTCTACTTCTGGAGCCTACCTTATTGACTACTTTACGTCTTTGAGCACACCTATGGATGTTAACCTGATTAACGCCAAAGGAAAAACCTTGAAGACCTTGTCCAGCTCTCCAGATCTAATGGCTGATTACAACATGGCCAGACCTGAACTGGGAACACTCGAAGCTGCTGACGGATCGGTTTTGAACTACCGTATAATTAAGCCAAGCAACTTTGACCCTTCCAAAAAATACCGCTCTCTGGTTTACGTTTACAACGGTCCTGGAGTGCAATTGCTAACCAATCGCTGGTGGGCTGGAGCCTCTCTTTGGATGAACTACCTGGCCGAAAAAGGTTATGTAGTATTTACGGTTGACGGAAGAGGAACTGAAAATCGTGGTCGTGAATTTGAGCAGCAAACCTTCCGTATGTTGGGCGAATTGGAAGTTGCCGATCAACTGCGCGGTGTGGATTTCTTGAAATCACAATCCTGGATTGATCCAGATCGAATGGCCGTTCATGGTTGGAGCTACGGTGGATTTATGACTACCAGCTTGATGCTTAAGGCTCCAGGTATATTTAAAGTAGGTGTAGCAGGCGGTCCCGTGATCGATTGGAGCTTCTATGAGGTAATGTATACCGAGCGCTACATGGACATTCCGGAAGCCAACATCGATGGTTATGCTCGTGCCTCTTTGATTGACAAAATCGGAAACCTACAAGGCGATCTCCTTCTGATTCACGGAATGGATGATGATGTAGTCGTACCTCAACACTCGTTTGCACTGTTGAAGAGTGCGGTTGATAATGGTGTTCAAGTAGACTTCTTCATCTACCCTGGACACAAACACAACGTACGAGGCAAAGACCGTATCCATTTGATGGACAAGGTGATTCGCTATATCGATGAAAAGCTCGATCGAGTACAGTAA
- a CDS encoding T9SS type A sorting domain-containing protein, with protein MIKSRDIFLVVLFLLAINQSVFGQWREINQTGRANFGLEMFSADIGYLSTNSGLLKTEDGWQSFQLCSNPYDVWAYDFIDDLSGVIIYTDVDKVQTGYGSTSNNCIWNYKAKSAGGGYTTVFISDSGTVYFNIESNQFVAGSNWLSKLDTFQLDSTNAILDILFYSDKEGIVTTVLTHGHDRGILRTNDGGNSWSKVFQINNGLIMIKKVEDVTYICGDNGLILKSSDQGRTWSNMPTPFQDHLIGIQFTSKDTGFVYGGSFEVGNENGKIYSTYDAGSTWSDITPADVVQPITGAYFLSGNEGYVAEKTGKIYYTETGGGDFLGTKPYEGQEESIAIQIYPNPAKDELNIVLPIENFASNQQVIVRDLAGKVLEIKSFDSPKGTIETTALAPGVYFIQIGSEYLKFQVL; from the coding sequence ATGATTAAATCAAGAGATATATTCCTGGTTGTTCTTTTCCTGCTGGCTATCAACCAGTCTGTTTTTGGTCAATGGAGAGAAATCAATCAAACTGGGCGGGCCAATTTTGGTTTAGAAATGTTCAGCGCGGACATTGGGTACCTGTCTACGAATTCGGGTCTGTTAAAAACAGAGGATGGCTGGCAGTCTTTCCAACTTTGTTCTAATCCATATGACGTTTGGGCATATGATTTTATTGATGATTTGAGTGGAGTCATTATTTACACCGATGTCGATAAGGTTCAGACTGGATATGGAAGTACTTCAAACAACTGTATATGGAATTATAAGGCGAAGTCAGCTGGTGGAGGTTATACCACGGTGTTTATTTCGGATTCTGGCACGGTGTATTTCAATATAGAAAGCAATCAATTCGTTGCAGGGTCCAATTGGCTATCTAAACTTGACACATTCCAATTGGACAGCACGAATGCCATTCTTGATATACTATTCTATTCCGACAAAGAAGGTATAGTGACTACAGTCTTGACTCATGGTCATGATAGGGGCATTTTAAGAACTAATGATGGAGGAAATTCTTGGTCGAAAGTTTTTCAAATTAATAACGGTCTCATTATGATTAAGAAGGTTGAAGATGTGACCTATATCTGTGGTGATAATGGATTGATTTTGAAATCAAGTGACCAAGGAAGGACTTGGAGCAATATGCCAACACCGTTTCAAGATCATCTGATAGGAATCCAGTTTACTTCGAAGGATACGGGCTTCGTGTATGGAGGTTCATTTGAAGTTGGGAATGAAAATGGGAAGATTTATAGCACTTATGATGCTGGAAGTACCTGGTCGGATATTACTCCAGCCGATGTTGTCCAACCCATTACAGGAGCATATTTTCTATCGGGTAATGAAGGTTATGTTGCCGAAAAAACGGGAAAGATCTACTATACAGAAACTGGAGGTGGTGATTTCCTCGGGACAAAACCTTACGAAGGTCAGGAAGAGTCAATTGCCATTCAAATTTATCCCAATCCAGCAAAAGATGAATTGAATATTGTTTTACCAATCGAAAATTTTGCATCCAATCAACAAGTAATCGTTAGAGATTTGGCAGGTAAAGTTTTAGAGATAAAAAGCTTTGATTCGCCTAAAGGTACTATTGAAACTACGGCTTTGGCTCCGGGTGTATATTTTATCCAGATTGGTTCTGAATACCTGAAGTTTCAGGTGTTGTGA